In Amaranthus tricolor cultivar Red isolate AtriRed21 chromosome 3, ASM2621246v1, whole genome shotgun sequence, a single window of DNA contains:
- the LOC130808037 gene encoding uncharacterized protein LOC130808037, producing MSNDKFYLPPACYTLSKAEKRTFCECLYGIKVPSGYSSNMKRFVSLNGELKLGSMKSHDCHVMMQVFLLIAIRGILPKHMRYAITELCSFFNTICSKVLDPFKLDALQLDVIVTLCKFEMYFPPSFFDIMVHLIVHLVREIKLLGPVFLRWCYPFERHMGVLQNKVRNPAQPEGSMIQGTVSDEISNFIAEYLAMAKPIGLPTSRHEERLEGKGTIGSKSVTPPRESLLQAHLYVLHHIPEVHPFLSEHFDILLAKHPSKGDRALMQLHNKTFINWFHNRVICEELKGVSEIVKWLAFGPRDDVNKYEGYDVNGFTFWTEGQDKKSSYLQNSGVSILASSTFYASAKDQALVDAKLVYYGRVHEIWELDYSTFNIGLFKCKWVDNNRRCIKNDDPCGFTLVDLARLRDSEEPFILTTQAKQVFYIVDPSDKKWFIVVPGKRSILGIFDVEDEEEYDAFEDSPPFIYPKSVDQDDVDDVDVGYMRVDHTEGIHLN from the coding sequence atgagtaatgacaaattttatttgcctccagcttgctacacattgtccaaagcagagaagcggacattttgtgagtgtttgtatggcattaaggttccgtctgggtactcatccaacatgaagagatttgtgagcctaaatggtgagctgaagttgggaagcatgaaatctcacgattgccatgtaatgatgcaagtgttcttactaattgcaatccgtggaatactgccaaaacatatgagatatgctattaccgagctatgttcgttcttcaacacaatttgtagtaaagttcttgatccctttaaacttgatgcacttcaactcgacgtgattgtaactttatgcaagtttgagatgtattttccaccttctttctttgacataatggttcatcttattgtccatctcgttcgtgagatcaagcttttgggtccagtttttttaaggtggtgttatccttttgaaagacacatgggtgttttacaaaacaaggtgaggaatccagcacaacccgaggggagtatgattcaaggcactgtgagcgatgagattagtaactttatagccgagtatttggccatggcaaagcctattggacttcccacctctagacatgaagaaaggcttgagggaaaaggaacaattggctccaaatcggtcacacctcctcgagaaagccttctacaagcacacttgtatgtgttgcatcatattccggaagttcatccttttttgagtgagcattttgatatattgctcgcaaaacatccttctaaaggggatagggcattgatgcagttgcataacaagacgtttattaattggtttcataatcgagtaatatgcgaagaactcaagggtgtatccgaaattgttaagtggttagcttttggtcctcgtgatgatgtcaacaaatatgagggttacgatgtcaatggcttcacattttggactgagggtcaagacaagaagtcatcgtatctacagaatagtggggtttctattttggcgtcgtctacattttacgcgagtgcgaaggatcaagcgctggttgatgctaaattggtatactacgggcgggtacatgaaatatgggagcttgactactctactttcaatattggtcttttcaaatgtaagtgggtagataataatcgacgatgcattaaaaatgacgacccttgtggattcactcttgtagacttagctcgtttgcgtgatagtgaggagccattcatactaactacacaagccaagcaagtattctacattgtcgacccgtctgataaaaaatggtttattgttgtaccgggaaaaagaagtatccttggtatatttgatgttgaggatgaggaagaatatgatgcttttgaagactcccctccctttatttatccaaaatcagtggatcaagatgatgtagatgatgtagatgttggttatatgcgtgtagatcacacggaaggaatacatttgaattaa